Within Cercospora beticola chromosome 6, complete sequence, the genomic segment AATGAGCATGGGTTGAGGCAGCGAACGACGAGAGGAAGACGCGGAGAGGGGCGTTGGTCGGGATGCTAGTCGATGCTGACACCTTCCTGGGAGATGAGACACTAGTCTTCTTACTACCACGACGAACTACATTCTTCGTCAAGGAGAAATCGTGAGAAGCCGTGTCGATTGCCTTCGTGACATCTTGAGtgagaagaagaactagCAAGAAGCTGTATATCTATCAAAAGAGCCTTTAAAAGCTTTTGACGTAGACTACTACGCGctgctcctcatcatcatctctcAAGATGTCAAGCAAGGCCGCCGGCTTCTTCGAATACAACTCCCAACTTGTGAGCTCGTTTTATGAACAAATCGTCAGCCTTAACGGCGCTAAGTTTACCCCCGAGGACGCTTTCACCCTCTATCATCTCGTCACCGAAGAGCAATATGGCTCACGAACCGGAGCTGCTGTCGGCCCAATCCTTCCAGCTTTGGGCCATGCCTTAGCTGGAGGACTTGCGAGTGCAGTGGCGAAGGCGACTGTCTACCCGATCGATACGATTGTCACGCGAATGCAAGTGCAGAAGCAGCTGAAAGGCGACAAGGAGGCACCGAGTGCCGCTAGCAACGCCGACGCCGAGTACAAGGACCCTATCgatgcggcgaagaagatttaCAAAAGTGAGGGAGGACTGAAGGGATTCTATGCTGGGCTGAACTCGGATGTGGTGAAGGGAATTGCAGATTcattcttgttcttcttggcgTATAATGCCGTGAGGGATcagatgctgaagaagcagggcGGAAAGCAAATGTCCATCTTGAAGGAATTGAGCGTGGGAATTTTGGCTGGCGGGATCTCCAAGGCCGTGACACAGCCAATTTCCAACATCGTGGTCAGGCAACAGACGGCCGCTCTCGTGGCTGCAAGAGATCCAACTTCATCGACAACACCCGCTCAGAGCGACAGGTTGAGCGTGAAAGATGTCGCTCTACAGATTCGCAACGAAAAAGGCATTGCGGGATTCTGGGCTGGCTACAGCGCGCAGCTCATTCTGACGCTTAATCCTGCAATCACATTCGCAGTCGATAATCTCCTCAAAGGACTCGTGCCAAAGGACAGACGCGACAACGCCAGTGCGACCTTCCTCGTGGCAGCACTTTCCAAAGTGATCGCCACCACAATCACATACCCTGTGATGCTCGCCAAATCGCGTGCCCAAGCCGCAGGCAGTTCCCCCGAGGAAGGCGACCCAAGCGAACATTACGTCTCAGTCAACGACTCCGCAGACCGCAAAACCCAAGTCAAACAAGCCATCAAACGCGTGGCGCAACTCCTCGAAGGCCAGACGCGAATCTTTGTCGCGTTGAAGAAAATCTATCGCGATGAAGGCGCGAAGGGAATGTATTCTGGTCTAGAGGGCGAAGTCGTCAAAGGTTTCCTTCAGCATGGTATTACCATGGCAGCTAAGGATGGCGTGCACGTTGGTGTTGTGCAGTTGTACTACGTTGTGTTGAAGTTGACGAAGAGGTGGGATGCTGAGTTGGCAAAGGCCCAAGAGCAGGCGGCGGAGCTTGCGAAGGATGCTGCGCACAAGGTCGAGGATGTTGCTctgtctgctgctgaggctgCTAAGAAGGCCGTTGGACAGTAGAGAATTGGTTCTGCTGGGAGACACCTATAAGCAAAAATGAACGACTATTTCTTCAATGTTTGCTGCAAAATTGGCGAGGGATGTTACACCTTTGTAGTTTTGATTTCGGCACGTACGACGAGATATGAGAATTTTGCCAATCTGCTGCTCTCAATGCCATTCACGCAGGTTTCATCCCATCCTATTTTTCATATCTTCACTTACAAACTATCGACCACCCATCACCAACCCTTCCCTAGCTGTAGACAGGAAAATAAAAATTGAGAAAACTTCACATCGCATTCTCTCGCCCACGGCCTTGGTTCCACGCATACCTCGCTTTTCAAGACACAGTGCCTCAGCTACACCGCGTGAGGCAGAGAGATGCAAGTGTATAAAGAGCACTCAAATGCTCCAAGCAGAGTGCCCAGTATTGGCCTTGACTTCTGTTCTCTGCTTTCAAGTGAGAGCCGAGCCCTCCCTCAAATCCCCGAATCCGTCTGCAAAGGCAACACGTCCGGATGCAAATGCATACAAGGATCACTCGAATCATCAGGACTCCATTTATCCCAAGCTTTGCACATATCAAAGAAAGGCTCATCCCAGCCAGGCATAAAAGTCTTTGGCCAAAGTTTCACATTCTCCAGAATCTGCGCCGCTAATCCCATTGAAGCATGAAACGCGATATGACAATGCATAATCCACGCTCCAGGATTATCCGCTTTGAATGCGATGATCAGATACCCGCCATCGGGAAGAAAAGCTACATCTCGACGAGGTGGGTTGTGGAGTGTGAGGTTTGCTTGTGCGATGTCGCATTCTTGGGATTCGTCGGGGACGCATTGGTCGAGGACCGCGAAGTCGTGGCCGTGGAGGTGGATGGGGTGCTGGCCGGGGAAGTAGGCTGCGCTGGGTTTTTTGGGGATGGGATGGGGTTTTGAGGGGTTCTTTGGTTTTGCTGCACCGGAGATGATGTTGAGTTGGAAccagtcgtcttcgtcggcgtCGCCGGAGTCGATGACTGTAAGCCAGGGCTTCTTGGTGAAGTCTTGGGTTGGGTTGAGGAGGGGTGGGTCGCTGAAGTTTAGCCACATTGGGTGGCTTTGGACGAGATAGAAGTGGGAGGTGTTCTTTTTGCAGGGGTAATATGGGGTCCCGTTGGTTTTCATGAAGTCGAGGTGGAAGTCGGGTAGTACTGGTGAGTGGTTAGAATGGTGCATTAAAGTATGGTATGATCATTGTCTCACCTTGCCGAGTTTCACTGACATTCCACTTGACAATTGGTGACAATGTCTGGACATCCGGATAGTACGTCTCGTCAATGCAGTCAAGTGTTATGTTTTCCTGTCGACTAGTGGTCGGGAAGTCTGTGTTTGAAGAATAGCGCAGAATACCAGTGCGACCATCAGGCTGTCGAAAGCTGAGGTCCTTGGGTTTGCAGCCCTTGTCCAGTGGTCCTGGATTGAAAGCAGTGCAGTTTGTGGCTGGCGATGTGCGGATCCAGAAGTTGACGTCTTCGGAGGGAATAGTGGGTTCTCCTGCTACTATGATGTTGTATCGCTGGCCTGATGAAGGTCTCTGTCAGCGCGATTTCTGCAGATTAGACCTGGTCGATACCCACCAATGCCAACCACAATCTTGTTCGTATAGTACGGCGTGATGGAGACAAAGTCTGTTGAGATGACCCAGAAGGAATGGTTGTCGATGGAGAACACAAATGTCGTGTCAGCCGCGCCATTGATGATACGCATGAGGTACCGGACTCCCTGTCTGCAGGTCAGCTCTATCTCTTGCAGAGGGACTCAATATGCGACCTACTCTCTGGAATACTACTTCATTGAACTTCGTTCCTTCTGGAACAGGCTTGGATGCATCGAGAAGAGGCCATTGACCTTCAACCGGTTAGCCATAGACTCCTATGTTAAGAACGCGCAGAGGACTTGCCAACGCCATTCTGCAGCATGTTGTCGATATAGATACGACCACACTTCGTCACCATAGACCATTCCCACTTCTCGAAGACGCTATATGATCGGTTAGTGACGCCCAGTACTGCAGAAAGTGGGGTTTCATACGGCATGTGCAGCCAATCACTCAGAATGATGGGAGCTACTTGATGGTCGAAGCTTTTAGACATCGGCCCATAGACAGTGAACGCTCCCAGCAATCCTGCTGCGTACTGTGGTCCTCTGTAAGCTTTGTCTATTAGGGAATGATAGTCACACTCACCTGAAGGGAGTAGTGGCTATGGTACCACGAAGTGCCATACTATTTATGCCGTCAGCATAGATACCTGGAGATGGACTGAAGCAAAACCGCTAGTTACCTGAGTTGTATTGAAAACATAGGTGAACGTCTCTCCTGGCGCAATGGGACATTGAGTCACAGCATTGACTCCGTCCATCTGGCCAGTCTTCCACTGTCGAAAACCGTGCCAGTGAACTGTAGTCCCGTTGCCTGGCTCAGAAGCAGTCTTCGCCAAAGTATTGTTGATTGTGATTCTAATCTCATCGCCCCAGCAAGCTTGCAGACGCGGTCCAGGGAAACTGCCATTGAAGAGCTGGACATATACGTCTCCGGCGCCATCGGGATTGCGGGTGGACTCCGAAAGCTCCAGGTAATACTCTCTCACGACTCCTGTGGGACCATCAATCTCGTAGTTTGTGCCGATATCATACGTTTGGCCAGTCTTGGTATTCTTCAGCCAGCAAGTCCTGTTACCGTTCGTGTTGCAAGAAACCCAGCCGTCTTCCTTTCGGTAGTCTGGATACTTGCATATGAATGTGGGATCAGCAACGTCATCAAGGTCGTCTGGTGGATTGTAGATTGGGAAGCCTCCTTTGGTTGTGGCTTCTGGAGACTTGATAGGAACTTGCAGTGCAGTACTGGTATCGAAGTCTGGGACTTTCTGTGATCCGTGAACGAAAAA encodes:
- a CDS encoding uncharacterized protein (CAZy:AA1); protein product: MAPVRAIWTRIVYVLDFFVHGSQKVPDFDTSTALQVPIKSPEATTKGGFPIYNPPDDLDDVADPTFICKYPDYRKEDGWVSCNTNGNRTCWLKNTKTGQTYDIGTNYEIDGPTGVVREYYLELSESTRNPDGAGDVYVQLFNGSFPGPRLQACWGDEIRITINNTLAKTASEPGNGTTVHWHGFRQWKTGQMDGVNAVTQCPIAPGETFTYVFNTTQYGTSWYHSHYSLQYAAGLLGAFTVYGPMSKSFDHQVAPIILSDWLHMPYETPLSAVLGVTNRSYSVFEKWEWSMVTKCGRQWPLLDASKPVPEGTKFNEVVFQRGVRYLMRIINGAADTTFVFSIDNHSFWVISTDFVSITPYYTNKIVVGIGQRYNIIVAGEPTIPSEDVNFWIRTSPATNCTAFNPGPLDKGCKPKDLSFRQPDGRTGILRYSSNTDFPTTSRQENITLDCIDETYYPDVQTLSPIVKWNVSETRQVLPDFHLDFMKTNGTPYYPCKKNTSHFYLVQSHPMWLNFSDPPLLNPTQDFTKKPWLTVIDSGDADEDDWFQLNIISGAAKPKNPSKPHPIPKKPSAAYFPGQHPIHLHGHDFAVLDQCVPDESQECDIAQANLTLHNPPRRDVAFLPDGGYLIIAFKADNPGAWIMHCHIAFHASMGLAAQILENVKLWPKTFMPGWDEPFFDMCKAWDKWSPDDSSDPCMHLHPDVLPLQTDSGI